From Leptospira stimsonii, the proteins below share one genomic window:
- the nhaC gene encoding Na+/H+ antiporter NhaC, translating into MKVAQPGLLESILPVFVLVLGLSYAGIVFGNGTVDGPAQMLLILSGTVASLLGLRLGIQWETLEDQILESLKNVLKPVLILLLIGSLIGVWIWSGIVPSMIVWGLKILHPSYFLITACLLSSVVSLITGSSWSTAGTVGVALMGIGTTLGIPPGISAGAIVSGAYFGDKLSPFSETTNLASSIAGTPLFTHIQHMLYTTIPAFLIALIAFVWIGLGDFSGSVSSQKTDEVIHLLESSFRIHPALLFPPVLTFVLIYFKIPAIPSILAGILSGIVSGIFLQHPDLSFQEAYRQILNAASKGNSMETGNTLTNALLSRGGMASMLPTVWLIFSAMFFAGAMEGAGFIQKITTAILRYATTDRSLLTGTILTSFAANLISSDQYLSILVPGKMFKKAYEERGLDPKNLSRALEDSGTMTSALVPWNTCGSFMAATLGVPVIVFLPYAFMNLSSPIISLICAWTGWTIRKKEPSV; encoded by the coding sequence GTGAAAGTCGCTCAACCCGGTTTATTGGAATCGATCCTTCCCGTCTTTGTTTTGGTTTTGGGTCTTAGCTACGCGGGGATCGTCTTCGGAAACGGAACCGTAGACGGACCGGCTCAGATGCTTTTGATTCTTTCCGGGACGGTCGCAAGCTTACTCGGACTTCGTCTCGGGATCCAATGGGAGACCTTAGAAGATCAGATCTTAGAATCTCTGAAGAATGTTTTAAAACCGGTGCTCATCCTTTTGTTGATCGGATCCTTGATCGGTGTTTGGATCTGGTCCGGGATCGTTCCATCGATGATCGTCTGGGGTTTGAAAATTTTACATCCTTCTTATTTTTTGATCACGGCCTGTCTTCTTTCTTCTGTGGTTTCATTGATCACCGGAAGTTCTTGGTCCACGGCGGGAACGGTTGGGGTCGCCTTGATGGGGATCGGAACCACCTTAGGAATTCCTCCCGGAATCTCGGCGGGTGCCATCGTCTCCGGCGCTTACTTCGGAGATAAACTTTCTCCCTTTTCGGAGACTACAAACCTTGCGTCTTCGATCGCGGGAACACCACTTTTTACGCATATTCAACATATGTTATATACTACGATTCCGGCTTTCCTGATCGCCCTCATCGCGTTCGTCTGGATCGGATTAGGCGATTTTTCGGGTTCGGTTTCCAGTCAGAAGACCGATGAAGTCATACACTTGCTTGAATCATCCTTTCGAATCCATCCCGCATTGCTTTTTCCTCCCGTTCTTACGTTCGTTTTGATCTATTTTAAGATCCCGGCGATACCTTCGATTCTCGCCGGAATTCTTTCGGGAATTGTATCAGGAATCTTTTTGCAACACCCGGATTTGAGTTTTCAAGAAGCGTATCGACAAATTTTGAATGCGGCTTCGAAAGGAAATTCCATGGAAACGGGCAACACTCTCACGAATGCGCTTCTTTCGAGAGGGGGAATGGCTTCTATGCTTCCTACGGTTTGGCTCATTTTTTCTGCGATGTTTTTTGCGGGAGCGATGGAAGGCGCCGGCTTTATCCAAAAAATAACGACCGCGATCTTAAGATATGCAACCACGGATCGATCTCTTTTGACAGGAACGATTCTTACAAGTTTCGCGGCGAATCTCATTTCATCGGATCAGTACCTTTCCATCTTGGTTCCGGGAAAGATGTTCAAGAAGGCGTATGAGGAAAGGGGGCTTGACCCGAAAAATCTTTCCAGAGCTCTGGAAGATTCCGGTACGATGACTTCCGCATTAGTTCCCTGGAATACCTGCGGGTCGTTTATGGCCGCGACGTTAGGCGTTCCCGTGATTGTTTTTCTTCCCTATGCTTTTATGAATCTAAGCAGTCCGATCATTTCCCTGATTTGTGCCTGGACCGGTTGGACGATTCGCAAAAAGGAACCGTCCGTCTAA
- a CDS encoding LIC11966 family surface protein, with amino-acid sequence MYDSETVREGKLAKALKELKATKDSKGKNDLKNAGITSIESYQKIVGSDDKSLIELRLGLKSGAKVNETQIDALLENINRNLEKATNDLKAASYRFGQEFAK; translated from the coding sequence ATTTACGACAGCGAGACTGTTCGGGAAGGAAAACTCGCAAAAGCCCTCAAAGAACTTAAGGCAACGAAAGATTCCAAAGGAAAGAATGATTTAAAAAACGCAGGAATCACTTCGATTGAATCGTATCAGAAAATCGTAGGATCCGACGACAAAAGCCTGATCGAACTCAGACTCGGTCTCAAAAGCGGAGCCAAAGTCAACGAGACACAAATCGACGCACTTCTTGAAAACATCAATCGCAATCTTGAAAAAGCAACGAACGATTTGAAGGCGGCGTCATACCGATTCGGACAGGAATTTGCAAAATAA